In one Drosophila pseudoobscura strain MV-25-SWS-2005 chromosome X, UCI_Dpse_MV25, whole genome shotgun sequence genomic region, the following are encoded:
- the LOC117184682 gene encoding uncharacterized protein, translating to MRLTEHLGEPSCFPPNLIRTSKCKCSKLIFYFKITALFFISRGKHKSSLQDEILVGFMKDNADLAKGFVKGDQVVVDAKWAELCGALNAVGPPIKDALGWKKVWADWKTNIRKKMAKKKSETRATGGGPAQQSLGELEEEVAKLCGLYEMVEEVGGPAYGLPSYDQGGRHWG from the exons aTGCGCTTAACAGAACATCTGGGTGAGCCcagctgtttcccgcccaatttaattcggacttcaaaatgtaagtgcagcaaattaattttttatttcaaaattaccGCTTTGTTCTTTATATCCAGGGGAAAGCATAAATCATCTCTTCAAGATGAAATCCTGGTGGGTTTTATGAAAGACAACGCGGACTTGGCAAAAGGATTTGTGAAGGGCGACCAAGTTGTTGTCGATGCCAAGTGGGCAGAGCTTTGCGGCGCTCTCAATGCTGTTGGGCCGCCAATCAAGGACGCATTGGGTTGGAAAAAG GTTTGGGCGGATTGGAAAACAAACATCCGCAAGAAGATggcgaaaaaaaaatcagaaacTCGAGCTACAGGTGGAGGGCCCGCTCAGCAATCGCTTGGGGAATTGGAGGAGGAAGTGGCCAAGCTATGTGGCCTCTACGAAATGGTGGAAGAAGTAGGTGGGCCAGCGTATGGCCTCCCCTCGTACGACCAAGGAGGCCGACACTGGGGTTAA